From the Thermodesulfobacteriota bacterium genome, the window GTACGGTACATCCATTTGAACCCCCTTCGGGCGAAAGGGGTCGCTGGCGATCTGGCGGGGTTGGCCCGATACCCATACTCGGGTCACGGAGCACTGCTGGGGACGGTGGAGCGGCCTTGGCAGGCTGTGGGGGAGGTTCTCGGGAGATTTGGTGCGGGGCAGGCGGAGGCTCGTCGGCGGTACCTGGAGTTCATCGAGAAGGGAGTGGGGCAGGGGCGTCGTCCGGAGTTGGTGGGGGGCGGTCTGCGGCGAAGCTGCGGGGGTTGGCTGGATGCCCGCTCGGGAAGAGCACGAGGGGAGCCCCCGGTGTATGACGAGAGGGTGCTCGGCAGCTCCTCGTTCGTCCACGACCTGCTTGCGGATGCGGAGTGGGAACGAAGACAGGCGCTGAAAACCTCACAGAAGCGCCCTTCTGTGGCGGATCTTACCCAGAGGGCCGCGCTGCTGGCAGAGGTTGGGCTGGAGGAGCTTCGGGGTGGGAGCCAGCGGGCGAGGGTGGTAGAGGCCCGGGCGGCTGTGGCGCAGGTTGCCGTGAGGGAGCTCGGTTACGCCGGAGCCGCGGTGGCCCGATACCTGCGAGTTGTCCCC encodes:
- a CDS encoding transposase, yielding MPRQARLDAPGTLHHVIARGIERRKIFLGEADYEDFVRRLGASVSVGGTRLLAWSLLPNHLHLLVQTGEVALSSVMRRILTGYAVSFNRRHRRHGHLFQNRYKSIVCEQEPYLLELVRYIHLNPLRAKGVAGDLAGLARYPYSGHGALLGTVERPWQAVGEVLGRFGAGQAEARRRYLEFIEKGVGQGRRPELVGGGLRRSCGGWLDARSGRARGEPPVYDERVLGSSSFVHDLLADAEWERRQALKTSQKRPSVADLTQRAALLAEVGLEELRGGSQRARVVEARAAVAQVAVRELGYAGAAVARYLRVVPSTVNRHAGGGELRPLANRLRETLEK